AGGGAATCTGGAGGAGAAATGCAGACAGGTGCTCTTGGTGGTTTATTAACCACAAAAAGAACACTCAGAGTGAAGTCTGAGTGATTCCTTATAGACATAGATACCACTTTGCTTAGGTCTAGTTCCACATAAGCAGAGCCTGAAATAAATTCCTGGGTATATCCAGGAAGCAATACTTGGAAGACACTGGGAGAATAGTTAGTTTCCTTTTACCAGAACACAGGATCAGGGACTATAAGAGAAGTCCAGTTACAAAGTCAAGACCTCCTGGGTAAAAGGAAATTCTATTGACAAAGAACAAATGAGAATCCTATTGTTAAAGCTAGGGCTCTGTGTCCACATCAAGAGTGACTTGATGTTGACCTCAGAGTGACCCAGGAGCAATGTCTGTGGAGAGTGGTGGTGGAGAAGGTGCTGATAGCTTCCCATGTAGAAGTCCATAACATTGTTGACTTCTCACAGCAACCCTGGGAGGTGATATTGTCAGCCTTGCCGTGCAGATAGGAAACAAAAACCAGGGAGGTTAAGTATCATAACAGGACACATGCTTGTAATGGCGGATCTATGATTGGGAATGTATGCCTCTCTGTTCAAAGCCTGTACTCTGCCTACAATATCATACTGTTTTAGTATCTCCTACTCAAGGTCATTGGTTCTTAGAGCGGGAGTTCAGGGTAAACAATAACAGTTCTTGGCCCACTTTAAACTTCTTTCCTATTTTCCTCTTTGGGGTTGTGCTGAGTGAAAAAGGGATGCACCAAGCTATTTTAGGAAATGGAGTGTATTATAATACACTATTATTGAACTTCCAGACTGATTGTAAAGTCCGAAGATATCGTGAACAGGATCCGAGATATGTGTAAATCCACAATTTGGAATGGGGTGGAGGCTCCTCCTTTTCCTAGGGGTACGGAGTAGtataatttagttattttagaggaaaaaactGGTTAAAAACAACATCATGAGCTTACAATGCAACTACAGACTTCAGGGCTGGGCTGCATGTGTTTAAATCCTGATTCTGCCTTGAGGAATTAACTTATTtgaggtctcagtttcctcatccataaaaaaggataataaaatatCTATGTCATAGATTtatagtgaagattaaatgaataacATACTTAAAATAATGGCTACTATCTAGGATACATTCAATAAATGTACCAAAAGGAGATGTCACAAAGAGGGGCAAACAGCCTGAaagtgttaaaataataaaaggaaaacaagggaGAAGAGCTaccttttaattgtattttagcTGCTCGCAGcagtcttctttcctttttccttccttccttccttcttccttttaatAAATACCTAACATCTACCATGcaccaggcactgctctaagtgCAACAGATGCAAAAAGAGTACTTGCAGTGTCTGAGTAATTGCCCCGTAGACATAGGTACCACCTTGCTTAGGTCAGGTTCCACAGAAGCAGAGCCTGAAATAAGGTCTTGGTTACAGTGATTGACTAAGGAGTGCCCTCAGAGGAAAGGGAATGAGAGAAgcaggatggggaaggggaatcACTATGCAAGAACACGGTCTCAGCTGGAGCATAACTTCAGCCTAATCTAATGAAGGGATCTAGAATTGTGCCCTAGAGTTGGTCCCATCCTCAGACAGGAGGGGGTGGTGGCCTTTTGTACCCTTTGTGTCATTCATGAAGTCAAGTCCATCTTACATAAACTTCTATGATATGATAGTATATATTCTTCCTATTCTCCCTACTGGTTTACGATACCTTATGCCAAGAGTAACAGGAATAACATCTAACACTATAGTGCAGTGCATGGATACCCTTTATCTTATTTGATTTTCATCATGCTTAGTAAACCCATATACCTGACTTGGTAAAtctatctatttcttttttcattaatatttttcttccttgtttcaaTCTATGAGAGGAATAGATTCCTAGATGCTGCCTAGATCAGCCACCTGGTGCTCTCATACTGTCTCTCATCTGATTGTTCTCCTCACTGTGACACCTCATCAAACTCTTTTTCTTTGACTGTTATTGAATGACCAGCACCTAAGAGAGAGGCTTTCTGCCCAAAGCTCTGAGCAAGGCATCCTTGACCTCTTTGTTCCTCAGGCTGTATACAACAGGGTTCAGCAGAGGAGTAATAACAGTGTATGTCACAGAGATAAGTCTGTCCTACAGGGAATTTTGGGATTTCGGTTTTAAGTAGATGAAAGAGGTACAGTCATAGTGGACAATGACCACTGTGAGGTGCGAGGCACAAGTAGCAAAAGCCTTTCTCCAGCCGTCAGCTGATGCAATCTTGAGGATGGTGGTGACAATTAGGACATAGGAGACTAAGATCAAGACCATGGGCAGAACAAGGGCACGGAGACTGATGAGCAAAGTAATAAATTCCTTGATAGTAGTGTCTGCACAGGTGAACTTCATTATGGGCCGGATATCACAAAAGAAGTGGGAGATGAGATTAGCATCACAGAAGGGAAGGCTGAACACAGAAGACACCTGAATGATAGCTGTGCTCAGGCCAATGCTCCAGGATCCACTTGCCAGTTGTATACAAGCCTTTTTGCCCATGATGACCGAATACCGTAGGGGCTTACAGATGACCACATAGTGGTCATACCCCATGACCATGAGCAGGAAGCAGTTATTGACACCAAAAGTGAGATAGAAAAAGAACTGAGTGGCATAGCCTGGGATGGAGATGGTTTATTGAGGACTGAGGAGACTGGACAGCATTTGGGGGATGATGGCCACAGTATAACAGGTCTCAGAAATAGACAGCACACTCAGGAAGAAATACATGGGTGTGTGAAATTGATGGTTAAGGCAGATAACTGTCAAGATGATAGCAATGCTGGCAAGGGTCAAAAGGTACAAGACCACAAAGAAGATGTGTCTGTGATGCCACtcaaaaatggagaaaccctCAAATGTAAACTCTGTCACAGCCATGAAATTGGGCCTTGGCATTGAGGAGAATCTGAGTCTGAAAGAGATGAGGTGGGAATGTTGAACATCCAGGCTGGAAACACTGGGCTGGTCCAGGATGATCATCAGCCATATGCAGGCACAGAAATGGGGTGTAGCTCTGGGTTTCAGACGCTCTCAACATTCAGACACGGGCAAGTGCTGAAAGACCCATCAAGGTTCTCTGGGCCCTGAGACTTGGGGACAGATGTAGTATATGTATATTGACAGGAAGCAATTATGAAAACTGAGTACAGATGCCCTTCAATGTATGATGAGGCTACATCCTGATAAGCCCATCATACGTTGAAAATATCatgttaaaaatgcatttaatacacctgtCTGAACATCATAGCTTGCCCTAGCTAAACTTAAATGTACTCAGAACACTTGCATTAGCCTACAACTGGGAAAATCACctaaaataaagtctattttatggTGAAGTGTTGAATATCATAGGTAATTTTTGAAtattgtactgaaagtgaaaaaccaaATGGTTGTATAGGTACATGAAGTATAAACTCTTCCGTATGCATACCACTCTCACACTATTATAAAGTCAGAGACTGTATGTATTGGAAATCCCTAACTGGTTTAACTAGAAGTAGATGTAGACCAGAGAAAGCACTGAATACGTGTGCCCAGGCCTGAAACTCTACTCAGACTTACCTGGTTTAAATCAGCAATGGCACATTGCTTGTTGAAGGCCAGTGCAAAGGGATGTACCTAAAGAGTGAATGAGTTCAAGCCAAGAACAGATGGCTGTGTGAGGCACACTCCTGGGAAGTCAAGAGAGGACCATTCTCCTGTGTCCCAGGACTCTGGAGTTCCTCTCCTCAAAACCTGCTCCATCTGTGTTCAGAAGGGCTTCCATTTGGTAAGTCAAGGTAGAAAGCACTGCCTTCTCTCAAGGTTCAAATTCACAGTGGCCGGTGTCTGGAATAAGGAAGTGAGAGGAGACACCCCTTTTCTCCCGTGTGGATAGTCCAGTGTGCTGACCTAGAACATTCTGTGGTGTGTAGCCACTTCTCTTTTCAGTCTTGCTTTCTTCCAATAGCCCCAAATATCACGTGTTTAATACCCGAGTCTCCCCGTTCTGCGTGAAGGGTagtttctgcttctgttttttaGTCTCTAAACACAATAAAGTCTTGGAAGGTtttttacagatttaaaataCTAGTAACTATAAGACAACAgcaatagaaacaacaaaatatttaagtTCATAGTAATCTCTGGCTTTAACCCCAGTGTAAATGGAGAGAAGCCtgattttctttgcttgtttcatttgtctccatttgctcatctataaaatagaataataatatctacttcataGTGTTGCTATGGAGATCATATGAATTACTGTATGTAAATTGCCAAGTGCAGTTCCTGATATATAACAAGAAAATACTACATTAAATTTCtgcttttctcccttcttccgtccttcccttccccactcgCCATAACTCTGGGTTCTACTTGTATGCTTGGCTACCCAGGCatacaccccccccccccacacacaccccttattttttttttcctctctttcttt
This region of Macaca fascicularis isolate 582-1 chromosome 1, T2T-MFA8v1.1 genomic DNA includes:
- the LOC102127674 gene encoding LOW QUALITY PROTEIN: olfactory receptor 10J4-like (The sequence of the model RefSeq protein was modified relative to this genomic sequence to represent the inferred CDS: substituted 2 bases at 2 genomic stop codons), with product MPRPNFMAVTEFTFEGFSIFEWHHRHIFFVVLYLLTLASIAIILTVICLNHQFHTPMYFFLSVLSISETCYTVAIIPQMLSSLLSPQXTISIPGYATQFFFYLTFGVNNCFLLMVMGYDHYVVICKPLRYSVIMGKKACIQLASGSWSIGLSTAIIQVSSVFSLPFCDANLISHFFCDIRPIMKFTCADTTIKEFITLLISLRALVLPMVLILVSYVLIVTTILKIASADGWRKAFATCASHLTVVIVHYDCTSFIYLKPKSQNSLXDRLISVTYTVITPLLNPVVYSLRNKEVKDALLRALGRKPLS